One genomic segment of Culturomica massiliensis includes these proteins:
- a CDS encoding cupin domain-containing protein has translation MDLEIKNIFQGIALVGEEEQFDLLIKGKHYRIDRIVSSGHSSPQGFWYDQEDDEWIMLIQGKAVLEIEDKLVELKAGDYLFLPKNCRHRVEKTSVDPACVWLCFFAIE, from the coding sequence ATGGATTTAGAGATCAAAAATATATTCCAGGGCATTGCTTTGGTCGGGGAAGAAGAGCAATTTGATTTATTGATAAAAGGAAAACATTACCGCATAGACCGGATTGTTTCTTCGGGGCATAGTTCGCCCCAGGGGTTTTGGTATGATCAGGAAGACGACGAGTGGATTATGCTGATTCAGGGGAAGGCTGTGCTGGAAATTGAGGACAAGCTGGTAGAATTGAAAGCGGGAGATTATTTATTTTTACCGAAAAATTGCAGACACAGGGTGGAAAAAACGAGTGTAGACCCGGCATGTGTATGGCTTTGTTTTTTCGCTATTGAATAA
- a CDS encoding dicarboxylate/amino acid:cation symporter — translation MWKLIFKSTIFKLLLAVAIGIVAGFFVNEGFMNVVVTVKYILGQLIFFMVPLIILGFISSSIARMKGNASRMLGSALGLAYFSSVGAAFFALVLGYWLIPLLSVEPATEGLKEIPPLVFRLDIPPVMSVMSALVLSIMIGLATVWTKSEVFGNILDNFQKMVLLLINRILIPVLPFFIAANFCALSYEGSITRQLPVFIGVMGIVLVAHFIWLTFLYLSAGLVSRKNPWLVLKYYGPAYLTAVGTMSSAATLAVALKCAKKSPVLKDEVVDFAVPLFSNIHLCGSILTEVFFVMTVSLMLYGTLPAVSVMVLFILLLGIFAIGAPGVPGGTVIASLGIVVSILGFDEAGTALLLTIFALQDSFGTACNITGDGALTLILTKIDK, via the coding sequence ATGTGGAAACTAATTTTTAAGAGTACGATATTCAAACTTTTACTGGCAGTTGCCATCGGTATTGTAGCCGGCTTTTTCGTAAATGAAGGTTTTATGAATGTAGTGGTGACTGTAAAATATATTCTGGGGCAATTGATCTTTTTTATGGTGCCTTTGATTATTCTCGGTTTTATATCTTCTTCGATTGCCCGGATGAAGGGTAATGCTTCCCGTATGTTGGGCAGTGCATTGGGGTTGGCTTATTTTTCTTCTGTAGGAGCTGCTTTTTTTGCCCTGGTGCTCGGGTATTGGCTGATTCCTCTTTTGTCTGTGGAGCCCGCTACCGAAGGGTTGAAGGAGATTCCGCCGCTGGTGTTCCGGCTGGATATACCTCCTGTTATGAGCGTTATGAGTGCTTTGGTACTTTCGATTATGATCGGTTTGGCTACGGTGTGGACAAAATCGGAAGTTTTCGGCAATATACTCGATAATTTTCAGAAGATGGTGTTGTTGCTGATTAACCGTATTCTCATTCCGGTGCTCCCGTTTTTTATTGCGGCAAACTTTTGTGCCTTGAGTTATGAAGGCTCGATTACGCGGCAACTGCCTGTTTTTATCGGGGTCATGGGTATTGTATTGGTCGCTCATTTTATCTGGCTGACGTTTCTGTATCTTTCGGCCGGACTTGTCAGCCGTAAGAATCCCTGGCTGGTGTTGAAATATTATGGTCCGGCCTACCTGACGGCTGTCGGGACGATGTCGTCGGCGGCAACATTGGCTGTGGCCTTGAAATGTGCCAAGAAAAGTCCGGTTTTAAAAGATGAGGTGGTAGATTTTGCCGTTCCTCTGTTTTCCAATATTCACCTTTGCGGTTCTATTCTGACAGAGGTTTTTTTTGTCATGACGGTGTCTTTGATGTTATACGGTACTTTACCTGCCGTTTCCGTGATGGTTTTGTTTATTTTATTGCTCGGAATTTTTGCTATCGGTGCTCCGGGTGTGCCCGGAGGGACTGTTATTGCTTCTCTGGGTATCGTTGTTTCGATTTTGGGATTCGACGAGGCGGGTACTGCCTTGCTGCTGACCATATTCGCTTTGCAGGACAGTTTCGGCACGGCATGTAATATTACCGGTGACGGTGCTTTGACTTTGATCCTGACTAAAATCGACAAGTAA
- a CDS encoding PCMD domain-containing protein, whose amino-acid sequence MKCLLNMRSVVRCFLLFYVVPVYAQKERVELIGYGDMDKWMVRKVEESFVIGGNTKYLYEIASGDTLLHNTPYKNTDSPWATSSVMAKVSGVVKTSLTVFPEKRGDGYCARLETRMETCKVLGLFNIRVVASGTVFLGQMVEPITDTKNPQSKLISGIPFTGRPIALMYDYKVITGGLRTYASGFGKPEPRKDRDMAETSMLLQHRWEDAAGNVYARRVATAWKHYEQSETDWQTDYRLPVYYGDITSEPYYENYMGLINGEHAYYTRNSKGKIVPIQEIGWGSPDEEITHIVLQFSSSNGGPYIGSLDSKFWVDNVRLVY is encoded by the coding sequence ATGAAATGCTTATTGAACATGCGGTCGGTTGTCCGGTGCTTTTTGCTGTTTTATGTCGTACCGGTGTATGCCCAGAAGGAAAGAGTGGAGTTAATCGGATATGGAGATATGGATAAATGGATGGTACGGAAGGTCGAGGAGTCTTTTGTGATAGGGGGAAATACCAAATATTTGTATGAGATTGCCAGTGGGGATACTTTACTGCATAATACGCCTTATAAAAATACGGATTCGCCCTGGGCGACTTCTTCGGTAATGGCCAAGGTAAGCGGAGTGGTAAAGACAAGTCTTACGGTTTTTCCGGAAAAGCGGGGAGACGGTTATTGTGCCCGTTTGGAAACCCGGATGGAGACTTGCAAGGTGTTGGGATTGTTTAATATACGGGTTGTGGCGAGTGGTACGGTATTTTTAGGACAAATGGTGGAACCCATTACGGATACTAAAAATCCGCAGAGTAAGCTGATATCGGGTATTCCTTTTACGGGACGGCCGATAGCCCTGATGTACGATTATAAGGTCATAACGGGAGGACTGCGCACCTATGCTTCCGGTTTCGGAAAACCTGAGCCTCGGAAGGACAGGGATATGGCCGAAACTTCCATGTTGTTGCAGCATCGTTGGGAAGATGCCGCCGGAAATGTTTATGCCCGCCGGGTGGCTACGGCCTGGAAGCATTACGAGCAATCGGAAACCGATTGGCAAACCGATTATCGTCTGCCGGTGTATTACGGTGATATTACTTCCGAGCCCTATTATGAAAATTATATGGGGTTGATAAACGGAGAGCATGCTTATTATACCCGTAACAGCAAGGGAAAGATTGTGCCGATTCAGGAAATAGGCTGGGGAAGTCCGGATGAAGAGATTACTCATATCGTGCTGCAATTTTCGTCCAGTAACGGCGGTCCTTATATCGGAAGTCTGGACAGTAAGTTTTGGGTCGATAATGTCAGATTGGTGTATTGA
- a CDS encoding M20 metallopeptidase family protein, translating to MDLEEIYRLAVDFRRYFHRKPEVAEQEYETQAYITDVLQRYGIAYTTVGTGIIARVGQGALCVALRGEMDALRVKEATGLPFASENEGVMHACGHDMHLAMVLAVTIALKQQEPLLQKTVKIVFQPSEEKRPGGARLLLPELLKDPVPRAIFAQHVYPGLPTGYVGVRSGAFFASSDNIIFSVEGKGTHAAMPQNGSDPILATACLIQFYQTLVTKFRNPLTPAVVSVTSVHGGTANNVIPDRVDVKGTVRTHDNELRDRIFELIDEKSEAICGLYGCRFKRDKTMNGLPVLMNDRLLTEQFVGRAGYLLGQEHVRLMEPLTLGEDFAIYLQSIPGVMWVLGVCPPIQDAMPPLHNPGFSPDEEAMRTGIVMLLDCVNRFPVN from the coding sequence ATGGATTTGGAAGAAATATACCGTTTGGCTGTGGATTTTCGCCGTTATTTTCACCGGAAACCGGAAGTAGCAGAACAGGAATACGAAACACAGGCTTATATTACCGATGTGTTGCAACGTTATGGGATTGCGTATACAACTGTCGGTACGGGAATTATTGCCCGTGTGGGGCAAGGGGCACTTTGTGTCGCTTTACGGGGAGAGATGGATGCTTTACGGGTGAAGGAAGCGACCGGTTTGCCTTTTGCTTCTGAAAACGAAGGGGTGATGCATGCCTGTGGGCATGATATGCATTTGGCGATGGTGTTGGCGGTGACGATAGCTTTAAAGCAACAGGAACCGCTGTTACAAAAAACCGTGAAAATCGTTTTTCAACCGAGTGAGGAAAAGCGTCCCGGCGGTGCCCGTCTGTTGTTGCCTGAATTATTGAAAGATCCGGTGCCCCGGGCGATTTTTGCGCAGCATGTTTATCCCGGTTTACCGACGGGGTACGTGGGAGTGCGTTCCGGTGCTTTTTTCGCTTCTTCGGATAATATTATTTTCTCAGTAGAGGGAAAAGGAACCCATGCGGCGATGCCCCAGAACGGTTCGGACCCGATTTTGGCAACGGCCTGTCTGATTCAGTTTTACCAGACGTTGGTGACGAAATTCCGTAATCCGCTTACACCTGCCGTAGTTTCTGTGACTTCCGTACACGGAGGCACTGCTAACAACGTAATTCCTGACCGGGTGGATGTCAAAGGAACGGTACGTACACACGATAATGAATTACGGGACCGGATTTTTGAGTTGATAGATGAGAAGTCGGAAGCGATCTGCGGACTTTACGGATGTCGGTTTAAACGGGATAAAACGATGAACGGTCTGCCTGTGCTGATGAATGACCGGCTGCTGACAGAACAATTTGTCGGGAGAGCCGGATATCTTTTGGGACAGGAACATGTCCGTCTGATGGAACCTTTGACTTTGGGAGAAGATTTCGCTATTTATCTGCAATCGATACCCGGTGTGATGTGGGTGTTGGGGGTGTGTCCGCCGATACAGGATGCGATGCCTCCCTTGCATAATCCCGGTTTTTCTCCGGATGAAGAAGCTATGCGCACAGGCATTGTGATGTTGCTGGATTGTGTGAATCGTTTTCCGGTGAATTAA
- a CDS encoding DUF4153 domain-containing protein — MFIKFKKIRERFRKAVVFSPVEAVVSSVYFLTAVVSYYQHIGYDDFLGSFPICFCLIYAVNRFSRGTGWRWLYYISVLSIGGFWAWNLRLTDSIYWITLIVSQLLVLLSARAADNDAFVRNGLCYVRNMVAATVLALVGWLLAWAIYASVTYIFDLSANYRIMVYISQGVWFMVAPILFLMFGIRQNQEFIANSFLDVLLNFIVTPALMIYNLILYLYFVKIAVVWSLPKGGVAYMVLAFILLLLAVKSIQPVLRRRYYDWYYRFFSLWVVLPLAMLWISVLFRVGEYGWTEWRVYLMLSACMATFTAVLFMIPRWSNYKWVVLGVLATLAVFTYIPGINAGDLGLRSQENRIRTVLYPETGERWNDGTDSVVSARYMMLYNSSRYVQSRKSAEYMRERFGFDCEYLEENIPEKVKDDWGWNGVDDEMLYLVYPYGATFDISGFDSLRQILNNAVGGGVYYEFEDNRFRLISRSDTLVDVDIHFLLKEKLAEVGVDTTGGLSQEQVGEFHEFLCTYDIGRLRVIFGEICIDEKDMAIISLSPRFLLTRKKMK, encoded by the coding sequence ATGTTTATAAAGTTTAAAAAAATCCGGGAAAGGTTCCGGAAGGCTGTCGTATTTTCGCCGGTGGAAGCCGTTGTTTCGTCGGTGTATTTTCTTACAGCCGTTGTCAGTTATTATCAGCATATCGGTTATGATGATTTTCTGGGATCTTTTCCCATCTGCTTTTGCCTGATTTATGCTGTGAACAGGTTTAGCAGGGGAACCGGATGGCGTTGGCTGTATTATATATCGGTTTTGAGTATCGGGGGATTTTGGGCCTGGAATTTACGACTGACGGATTCGATATACTGGATAACTCTGATTGTCAGTCAATTGTTGGTATTATTGAGTGCGCGAGCTGCGGATAATGATGCTTTTGTCCGGAATGGCTTGTGTTATGTCCGGAATATGGTGGCGGCGACGGTATTGGCTCTGGTGGGCTGGTTGCTGGCCTGGGCGATTTATGCTTCGGTGACGTATATTTTCGATTTGTCTGCGAATTATCGTATAATGGTGTACATCAGTCAGGGTGTCTGGTTTATGGTGGCGCCGATATTGTTTTTAATGTTCGGTATACGTCAGAACCAGGAATTCATAGCCAATTCCTTTTTGGACGTTTTGTTGAATTTTATCGTTACTCCGGCATTGATGATCTACAATTTGATTTTGTATCTGTATTTTGTAAAAATTGCCGTGGTGTGGTCGTTGCCGAAAGGGGGAGTTGCCTATATGGTTCTGGCCTTTATACTTTTATTGCTGGCGGTAAAGTCCATACAGCCTGTGTTACGCCGCCGGTATTACGATTGGTATTATCGTTTTTTCAGTTTGTGGGTGGTGTTGCCTCTGGCGATGTTGTGGATCAGTGTACTGTTCCGGGTAGGTGAGTATGGCTGGACGGAATGGAGGGTTTATCTGATGCTGTCTGCGTGTATGGCTACCTTTACGGCGGTGTTATTTATGATTCCCCGCTGGAGTAACTACAAATGGGTGGTATTGGGGGTTTTGGCGACGCTTGCCGTATTTACCTATATTCCGGGAATAAATGCGGGTGATTTGGGTTTGCGTTCTCAGGAGAACCGGATCAGGACGGTATTGTATCCGGAAACGGGAGAAAGATGGAATGACGGTACCGACTCGGTGGTTTCGGCCCGGTATATGATGTTGTATAATTCTTCCAGGTATGTTCAAAGTCGCAAAAGTGCTGAATATATGCGGGAGCGTTTCGGATTCGATTGCGAGTATCTGGAAGAGAATATTCCCGAAAAGGTGAAAGACGATTGGGGATGGAATGGTGTTGACGATGAAATGTTATATCTGGTGTATCCTTACGGTGCGACGTTTGATATCAGCGGGTTCGACAGTTTGCGGCAGATTCTCAATAATGCAGTCGGGGGAGGTGTGTATTATGAATTTGAGGACAACAGATTCCGGCTTATCAGCCGATCGGATACGTTGGTAGATGTAGATATTCATTTTTTGCTGAAAGAAAAGCTGGCAGAAGTAGGGGTAGATACGACCGGCGGTTTGTCGCAGGAACAGGTCGGGGAGTTTCACGAATTTTTGTGTACGTACGATATCGGCAGGCTGCGGGTTATTTTTGGGGAAATCTGTATCGATGAGAAAGATATGGCAATTATCAGCCTTTCGCCCAGGTTTTTGTTGACGCGGAAGAAGATGAAATAA
- a CDS encoding cytochrome-c peroxidase: MRNSYILLCCLFVLLSACREEQPRKLTPKEQLGKLIFFDTALSNPPGQSCATCHTPANGFADTLSRPISEGAVKGLFSNRNSMTICYSSFVPALSYDQEEETYIGGLFWDGRVNDLQAQAGQPFVNPLEMGNTDHLMITRKIRQAPYYPELTAIYGETDNSDTLYAHITDALAAYQSSAEVNPFSSKYDAYLAGKYHLTKQEKEGLELFEKKALCAECHILTPDPKAGKVLFTDHTYDNLGIPRNPENPYFTLPAEYNIQGESYIDLGLGAIVNDSTENGKFRVPTLRNIALTAPYGHNGYFKTLEEIVHFYNVRDVSNEFPPAEYPATVNYDELGNLGLSPEEEAAIVTFLLLLTDE, translated from the coding sequence ATGAGAAATTCCTATATACTTTTATGCTGCCTGTTCGTTTTGCTAAGCGCATGCCGGGAAGAGCAGCCCCGTAAGCTTACCCCCAAAGAACAGTTAGGTAAACTGATCTTTTTCGACACGGCCTTATCAAACCCGCCGGGACAATCCTGTGCCACCTGCCATACCCCCGCCAACGGGTTTGCCGACACCCTTTCCCGTCCTATTTCGGAAGGAGCCGTCAAAGGTCTGTTCAGCAACCGCAATTCCATGACAATCTGTTATTCGTCATTTGTCCCTGCACTATCTTACGACCAGGAAGAAGAAACCTATATAGGCGGTCTGTTCTGGGACGGGCGCGTCAACGACCTGCAGGCACAAGCCGGCCAGCCTTTTGTCAATCCGCTGGAAATGGGCAACACCGACCACCTTATGATTACCCGAAAAATAAGACAAGCTCCTTATTACCCGGAACTGACGGCCATATACGGCGAAACGGATAACAGTGACACCCTCTACGCCCACATCACCGATGCTCTGGCAGCCTATCAAAGTTCGGCGGAAGTAAATCCGTTTTCTTCCAAATACGACGCTTATCTGGCCGGAAAATACCACCTGACAAAGCAAGAAAAAGAAGGATTGGAACTATTCGAGAAAAAAGCATTATGCGCCGAATGCCATATACTGACTCCCGATCCGAAAGCCGGAAAAGTACTATTTACCGATCATACGTACGACAACCTGGGCATCCCGCGTAATCCGGAAAACCCTTATTTCACCCTGCCGGCCGAATACAACATCCAGGGTGAGTCCTATATCGACCTGGGCCTGGGAGCCATCGTCAACGACAGCACCGAAAACGGAAAATTCCGGGTACCGACATTACGTAATATCGCCCTTACCGCACCTTACGGCCACAACGGTTACTTCAAAACGTTGGAAGAGATCGTACATTTCTACAACGTACGCGATGTAAGCAATGAATTTCCACCGGCCGAATACCCTGCAACCGTTAACTATGACGAATTGGGTAATCTCGGCCTCAGCCCCGAAGAAGAAGCGGCTATCGTAACTTTCCTGCTGCTACTCACCGATGAATAA
- a CDS encoding TPR end-of-group domain-containing protein: protein MKKRFFFLCCFGLCFLLGGFMVCHWQSGMAQTQQDRLQTALKQVRGVFDDVVRVMGLSDYPKAVELSYQLLGQIEDEPAFKPYIKKQLKSRVYYNLACAYALAGERKKAAEVLGESLENGFDDYEHIMTDTDLNPIREEAEFKKLLQGLRQSRDYVTMLQKAFYTGVSFSDTLRFTYQPEDDPELAEIRKYFNLDSIAGEGDEISRIKNLLAWVHNAVRHDGNSYSPEQRNAIDLIRICRTENRGINCRMMAIILNECYLAMGFPSRFVTCLPKSETDTDCHVITIVYSRMLHKWIWMDPTFKAYVSDEDGMLLGIAEVRERLVMGKPLVLNEDANWNNRTRQTKESYLDRYMAKNLYWFECTKDSRRDVESVDGRPSEYVSLLPKDFRHKYASGYMTSNPDYFWQTPE, encoded by the coding sequence ATGAAAAAACGATTTTTCTTTCTGTGTTGTTTTGGCCTCTGTTTTTTGCTGGGAGGCTTTATGGTTTGCCACTGGCAAAGCGGAATGGCTCAGACTCAGCAGGATCGTTTACAAACGGCTTTGAAGCAGGTGAGAGGTGTTTTTGATGATGTGGTACGGGTGATGGGACTTTCCGATTATCCGAAAGCGGTGGAGTTGTCGTATCAATTACTGGGACAAATCGAAGATGAGCCGGCTTTTAAACCCTATATTAAAAAGCAATTGAAAAGCCGGGTATATTATAATTTGGCTTGTGCCTATGCGTTGGCCGGAGAAAGAAAGAAGGCCGCAGAGGTTTTGGGTGAATCACTGGAAAACGGTTTCGACGATTATGAACACATCATGACGGATACGGACTTGAATCCCATCCGCGAAGAGGCTGAATTTAAAAAATTATTGCAGGGATTGCGTCAGAGCCGGGATTATGTGACTATGTTGCAAAAGGCTTTCTATACGGGCGTATCGTTTTCTGATACGTTGCGTTTTACTTATCAGCCGGAGGATGATCCGGAGTTGGCAGAGATCCGGAAATATTTTAATCTGGATAGTATTGCCGGGGAGGGAGATGAGATCAGCCGGATAAAGAATTTATTGGCATGGGTGCATAATGCCGTAAGGCATGATGGGAATTCGTATAGTCCGGAACAGCGGAATGCCATTGATTTGATCCGGATTTGCCGGACGGAAAACCGGGGGATCAATTGCCGGATGATGGCTATTATCCTGAACGAATGTTATCTGGCTATGGGATTTCCTTCCCGTTTTGTAACCTGTTTGCCGAAATCAGAGACCGATACTGATTGTCATGTCATTACCATCGTATATTCGCGCATGCTGCACAAATGGATTTGGATGGACCCTACTTTTAAGGCTTACGTATCGGATGAAGACGGGATGTTACTGGGGATTGCGGAAGTCCGGGAAAGACTGGTGATGGGAAAACCTTTGGTGCTGAATGAGGATGCCAATTGGAATAACCGTACCCGGCAAACGAAGGAAAGCTATCTGGACCGGTATATGGCAAAAAATCTGTATTGGTTCGAATGTACGAAAGACAGCCGGAGAGATGTGGAGTCGGTGGATGGTAGGCCTTCGGAATATGTGAGCTTGTTACCTAAAGATTTCAGACATAAATATGCTTCCGGATACATGACTTCAAATCCGGATTACTTTTGGCAAACTCCTGAATAG